TCGGCCGGTGAAATTATGCCCGGGATCAAGTTAAGATCATAACAGTTTTTTTGTTGCGGGGGCTTAACTAAATGTTTGGCTATCTGGTAGATCGCTGTATAATAACCTTCCAGATGAGTACCAGCATAACTGGGGGTAGAAACAGGTACTACCTCCACGCTGGCTGTCTTTCCTTCCTTTTTCAGCTTCTCAACCATTAGTTCTACATCATCACCGATAGTTTCCGCCAGACAGGTAGTAGGAATGCCAATCATCTGTACCGATTGATATTGACGCAGAATATTGGCAAAAGCTCTCTCCAAATTGCTTCCTCCGCCATAAATGGCGTCTTTTTCTGTTAACGCCGTGGAAGCTATATCTACCGGTTCATTAAAATGTCCGCCTAAAAAGCGTCTCATATAAGTAGCACAGCCCTGGGAGCCATGCAGGAGGATAACAGTAGCTTCCACCCCTTTTAACGCCAGTACCGCTCCCAAAGGCATACACAGTTTGCAAGGATTGACTACAGCTTTGTACTCATGCTCAGCCATAGACATCACTCCTTGTCATCCGGGCAGCAGTTACCAGCTGGGACCAGACCGGGCTGAGCACAGTTGCTGCAACTTCACGGGCAAAATTGAGCATACCCTCATAGCCGGCAAAACTTTTCTTCCGTTCATGGTTAAAATCCACAAACCCCTTACCCGCCTTATAGGCCAGAGGTCGTTCTTTAACACCTCCAACAAGAACATCAGGCTGAAATTCAGCTAAAAAAGCGGATAACTCCAGGGCTCCAGCATCATCAATTATTACTCCTGTGTCTCCAAGCTCACGCTGAATTTGCTTGTATTCCTCAGCTTTCCCCGTCTGAGAACCAGCGATAACAACTTCCATTCCCAGATCCCGGAACATTTTAATTAAAGAGATGGTTTTAAATGCTCCTCCCATATAAACTGCTGCTTTTTTGCCTTTAAGCATCTGCTTGTATTGTTGTAATTCCCAGGTGATTAAATCTCTTTGTTTTATACAAAAACGACGGGCACGATATACGATTTCCTCATCCTGGCTGGCGAAAAACTGAGCAATATCCATCAACGCTTGTTCTGTATCCTGCAACCCGGCAAAACTTACTTGAAGATAAGGAATACCGTATTTTTCTTTCATTTTCCTGGCAAGGTAGGTCATTGATCCGGCACACTGAACAACATTTAATTTCGCCGTATGAGCGCGGGCAATCTCATCTACCCGGCCATCTCCAGTGAGTGTGCTAACCACCTCTATTCCCAGAGCCTCAAGATAGTTTTTGATCACCCAGAGTTCTCCGGCGAGATTAAACTCTCCTAAAATGTTGATACTTAAGGGTGAAACAGGGGGAGGAGCAGGGTGGGTGCCGATCAGTTTCAATAAGGCGTCACAGGCTGCCCGGTACCCTGCTGATTTGTTGCCCATAAATCCTTCTGACTGCACCGGAATAACACGAATTCCTGTTTCAGCTTGAATTTGCTTGCAGACGGCCTGCAAATCATCGCCAATGATTCCGGCAATACAAGTAGCATAAACAAATACTGCCTGTGGCCGGTAATCGCGAATTATTCCGCGCAAAGCCCCCGCCAATTTGGCTTCCCCGCCGAAAATCACATCTTTTTCCTGCATATCGGTGGAAAAACTGTTACGATACAAATCCGGTCCGGAGGTTAGACTGCCACGAATATCCCAGGTGTAAGCAGCACAGCCTATTGGCCCGTGAACCAGATGAGCCGCATCAGTTATTGGGTTTAATACCACTCTGGCGCCACAATAGACACACCCTCTCTGACTTAAAGCCCCTGCCAGGGAATTTACATCACAAACAACATCTGCTTCCTTATCCTTACGCTGGTAGCAGATTTGTTTTTCCCGGTCAGGCAGCAGGATATTTTTACAGTTTAATGCCATAATCTTTCCCTCCTTTCCGGAATAGAAACCTTACTGAACCAGCTCCAATCTGTGTTTTTCAATAAACATATCTTTCCAATCAAGCAGGGTATTGCCAATACGCTCGGCCAGCCAGGCCATTCCCCGGTAACCAACTAGAGGAAAATGCTGCAAATTAGCCCGATCCAGGACAGGAAAACCAACGCGAACCAGAGGTATTTTTTCTTCCCGGGCGATAAATTTTCCGTAGGTATTGCCCAGCAGTAAATCTACCTTTTCTTCCTTAATCCAGCCATGCAAAGTAAATAAATCCGCTCCATTTGCAACCCTGGCTTCAGGAGTCAGGGCCTCAACCTGCCGTTGCCAGCTGTCACTCCTGGTTCCGGTTACTACATAGGCTGGAATCAGGCCCAGGGTTTTGGCCATACCCACCAGCGCCAGGGTAAGGTCGGGATCTCCATAGATAGCCACCCGTTTACCATACCAGTGAGCATGGGCATCCAGTAACATATCCATCAACCGCCCTCTTTCCTCTTCCAATTCAGGCGGAATTGGTTTTCCTGTATATTTGGCCAGGGTCATCAAGAATAGGTCTGTATTTTCAACCCCAATCGGCACAGGTAGCACTTCTAAGGGCACTTTAAATTTTTCTTCCAGATACTCTCCAGCTAAGAGATTGGCTTCTTCTCCCAGGGCAATGGTAACCTGAGCATTGGCCATATCTTTAATGTCTTCGGTCCGGGTGCCACCGTCCTGATAAAGCTTTAATTCTCCAGTCATGGGCGCATCCAGCACACCGGACACATCCGGCAAGACAATAGCATCAATATCCATCAAGCTCAAGATGCGCTTTATTTCCCGCACATCACCAGGATTAACAAAACCCGGAAGCAAATTGATCCTGGTATTTTTTTCTCCTGGTGTGGCCAGGGCTTCTACCGCTGCTTTGATCATATTGGCAAAACCAGTGATATGACTGCCTACATAACTGGGCGTACTGGCACTGAAGATAATCAAATCTTCCGGTACTTCCCCTGTTTTCTTCAGCTCGGCAATAA
Above is a genomic segment from Carboxydocella sporoproducens DSM 16521 containing:
- the nifE gene encoding nitrogenase iron-molybdenum cofactor biosynthesis protein NifE, whose amino-acid sequence is MALNCKNILLPDREKQICYQRKDKEADVVCDVNSLAGALSQRGCVYCGARVVLNPITDAAHLVHGPIGCAAYTWDIRGSLTSGPDLYRNSFSTDMQEKDVIFGGEAKLAGALRGIIRDYRPQAVFVYATCIAGIIGDDLQAVCKQIQAETGIRVIPVQSEGFMGNKSAGYRAACDALLKLIGTHPAPPPVSPLSINILGEFNLAGELWVIKNYLEALGIEVVSTLTGDGRVDEIARAHTAKLNVVQCAGSMTYLARKMKEKYGIPYLQVSFAGLQDTEQALMDIAQFFASQDEEIVYRARRFCIKQRDLITWELQQYKQMLKGKKAAVYMGGAFKTISLIKMFRDLGMEVVIAGSQTGKAEEYKQIQRELGDTGVIIDDAGALELSAFLAEFQPDVLVGGVKERPLAYKAGKGFVDFNHERKKSFAGYEGMLNFAREVAATVLSPVWSQLVTAARMTRSDVYG
- the nifK gene encoding nitrogenase molybdenum-iron protein subunit beta yields the protein MKAVNYAVEREALVVNPVKTCQPIGAVYAALGIHGCMPHSHGSQGCASYLRMHLSRHFREPALCTTSSFSEGQVVFGGSANLKQGIKNLVKIYRPQVVAVHTTCSAETIGDDVPGIIAELKKTGEVPEDLIIFSASTPSYVGSHITGFANMIKAAVEALATPGEKNTRINLLPGFVNPGDVREIKRILSLMDIDAIVLPDVSGVLDAPMTGELKLYQDGGTRTEDIKDMANAQVTIALGEEANLLAGEYLEEKFKVPLEVLPVPIGVENTDLFLMTLAKYTGKPIPPELEEERGRLMDMLLDAHAHWYGKRVAIYGDPDLTLALVGMAKTLGLIPAYVVTGTRSDSWQRQVEALTPEARVANGADLFTLHGWIKEEKVDLLLGNTYGKFIAREEKIPLVRVGFPVLDRANLQHFPLVGYRGMAWLAERIGNTLLDWKDMFIEKHRLELVQ